From a single Granulicella aggregans genomic region:
- the secE gene encoding preprotein translocase subunit SecE, whose amino-acid sequence MAKAITVTDESRTNTGIDNLKATPARLVEFLKDVRSEMRKVIWPSRTDVQTTTTVVLVTVFIFAAYFWLVDNIIGRAIEALLHKLSTHS is encoded by the coding sequence ATGGCGAAGGCGATAACAGTGACGGACGAGAGCCGCACAAATACCGGGATCGATAATCTGAAGGCGACACCTGCGCGTCTCGTGGAGTTTCTCAAGGACGTTCGCAGTGAGATGCGCAAGGTCATCTGGCCATCGCGAACCGATGTGCAGACGACGACGACCGTAGTTCTGGTCACGGTCTTCATCTTCGCGGCGTACTTCTGGCTGGTGGACAACATCATTGGCCGCGCTATTGAAGCTCTGCT
- a CDS encoding serine hydrolase domain-containing protein produces MLRGTFALLCASFLFWVAPTLSAQTIPGNAAIDAEVGRIMKRTEAKGIAVAVIDHGTVGYVQSYGVRNAKGDPLATDTVMYGASLTKTVFAYTVMQLVDQGKISLDTPIKDDLDNPLPSYGPDPVFPDKYGPYKDLASDPRWEKITPRMCLTHSTGFSNFWFIEPDGKLHIHFDPGTRFSYSGEGMILLQFAVEHGRKAQGLGLDLGDLTKANFDRLGMTRTSLTWREGEDPNVANGWNDQGEPQPHSKRSKPRVAGSMNTTISDMAKFTAALVRGDGLSPASRAEITKPSLHITTANQFPLFGAELPVAKQRKDLYAGLGVIVFDGSQGRGFFKGGHDGQTANTMVCLEAKQRCVLILSNDVRSEAGFAEIVNLILGDTGLPYDWEYGDRAGRS; encoded by the coding sequence GTGCTTCGAGGTACATTCGCGCTACTCTGCGCATCTTTTCTGTTCTGGGTTGCACCTACACTCTCCGCGCAGACTATACCCGGCAATGCGGCGATTGACGCCGAGGTGGGCAGGATCATGAAGCGCACCGAGGCGAAGGGGATCGCTGTTGCCGTGATCGATCATGGCACGGTCGGTTACGTGCAGTCGTATGGAGTGCGTAACGCGAAGGGTGATCCGCTCGCGACTGACACCGTGATGTATGGCGCGTCGTTGACCAAGACGGTCTTCGCCTACACGGTGATGCAGTTGGTGGATCAGGGAAAGATCAGCCTCGATACCCCGATCAAGGATGACCTCGACAACCCCTTGCCGAGCTATGGCCCTGATCCGGTCTTTCCGGACAAATATGGGCCGTATAAAGACCTCGCCAGCGATCCGCGATGGGAGAAGATAACGCCGCGGATGTGCCTGACGCACTCGACCGGCTTCAGCAACTTCTGGTTCATCGAGCCGGACGGGAAGCTGCATATTCACTTCGATCCCGGAACGCGCTTCAGCTACTCAGGGGAGGGGATGATCCTGCTGCAGTTTGCGGTGGAGCACGGTCGCAAGGCTCAGGGATTGGGACTTGATCTTGGCGATCTGACGAAGGCGAACTTCGATCGCCTGGGAATGACAAGGACGAGCCTGACGTGGCGCGAGGGGGAGGACCCGAACGTCGCGAACGGCTGGAACGATCAGGGTGAACCGCAGCCGCATAGTAAGCGCAGCAAGCCTCGCGTGGCGGGATCGATGAACACGACGATCTCGGACATGGCGAAGTTTACGGCTGCTCTGGTGCGGGGCGATGGTCTTAGCCCAGCATCTCGCGCCGAGATCACGAAGCCGAGCCTGCACATCACGACGGCGAATCAGTTTCCTTTGTTTGGCGCGGAGCTGCCGGTAGCGAAGCAGCGGAAGGATCTTTATGCAGGGCTTGGAGTGATCGTGTTCGATGGGTCGCAGGGGCGTGGGTTCTTCAAGGGCGGACACGATGGGCAAACGGCGAATACGATGGTTTGTCTTGAAGCGAAACAGCGGTGCGTGCTGATCCTTTCGAATGATGTTCGGTCGGAGGCGGGCTTCGCGGAGATAGTGAATCTCATTCTTGGGGATACGGGCTTGCCCTATGACTGGGAGTACGGGGACCGGGCGGGGAGGTCCTAA
- a CDS encoding PQQ-dependent sugar dehydrogenase, whose product MSLRSKCFALAAAAVLISPFATAQSGTVLTGQDAFTDYSKEHPGVRRHLTVADLPEPKPDESVDNGPPVIARPEGAWPVAPAGFKVEMYAQGFTEPRLIRTAPNGDLFLADSKAGQVKVLRGVGADGKVVTSETFATGLDHPFGIAFYPSGPNPKWVYIANTTSVVRFAYKVGDLKATGAPETIVPTLPGYAQLRGGGHWTRDVVFTKDGSKMLISVGSASNVDDPDTHPGEFHRADVLEFTPAGKFVKVYAYGLRNCVGEAINPITGQLWCSTNERDRLGNNLVPDYITSVKEDGFYGWPWYYMGGHQDPRLIGTHPELKSKVLTPDVLVNPHFASLELTFYAPPVRSDSFPAEYNGDGFAAEHGSWNRAKRSGYEVIRIPMKDGHATGEYEDFLTGFVTDDGKVWGRPVGVTVGHDGSLFVTDDGSRTVWHVTYTGNKANASVPAADQGTQSR is encoded by the coding sequence ATGTCCCTCCGCTCCAAGTGCTTCGCTCTCGCTGCCGCCGCTGTCCTTATCTCACCGTTCGCGACCGCCCAATCCGGCACCGTGCTTACCGGGCAGGACGCCTTCACCGACTACTCGAAGGAACACCCCGGCGTCCGCCGTCATCTCACCGTCGCTGACCTTCCCGAGCCGAAGCCAGACGAGTCCGTCGATAACGGCCCTCCGGTGATCGCGCGGCCCGAGGGTGCGTGGCCCGTCGCGCCCGCAGGCTTCAAGGTGGAGATGTACGCCCAGGGCTTCACCGAGCCTCGCCTCATCCGCACCGCGCCCAATGGCGATCTCTTCCTCGCCGACAGCAAAGCCGGTCAGGTCAAGGTCCTTCGCGGAGTCGGAGCTGACGGCAAGGTTGTCACTTCGGAGACCTTCGCCACCGGCCTCGATCATCCCTTCGGCATCGCCTTCTATCCCTCCGGCCCGAACCCCAAGTGGGTCTACATCGCCAACACCACCTCCGTCGTCCGCTTCGCGTACAAAGTCGGCGACCTGAAGGCCACCGGCGCACCAGAGACCATCGTTCCCACCCTTCCCGGCTACGCCCAGCTTCGCGGCGGCGGCCACTGGACCCGCGATGTCGTGTTCACCAAGGACGGCAGCAAGATGCTTATCTCCGTTGGCTCCGCCTCAAACGTCGACGACCCCGACACCCACCCCGGCGAGTTCCATCGCGCCGACGTCCTCGAGTTCACCCCGGCAGGCAAGTTCGTCAAGGTCTACGCCTACGGCCTCCGCAACTGCGTCGGTGAGGCCATCAACCCCATCACCGGCCAGCTCTGGTGCTCCACCAACGAACGCGACCGCCTCGGCAACAACCTCGTCCCCGACTACATCACCTCGGTCAAGGAAGACGGATTCTACGGCTGGCCCTGGTACTACATGGGCGGCCACCAGGATCCACGCCTTATCGGCACCCACCCCGAACTGAAGTCAAAGGTCCTCACCCCGGACGTCCTGGTCAACCCTCACTTCGCCTCTTTGGAACTCACCTTCTACGCTCCCCCCGTCCGCTCCGACTCCTTCCCCGCCGAGTACAACGGCGATGGATTCGCCGCCGAGCACGGATCGTGGAACAGGGCGAAGCGTTCCGGCTATGAGGTCATCCGTATCCCGATGAAAGACGGCCATGCCACCGGCGAATACGAAGACTTCCTAACCGGCTTCGTCACCGACGACGGCAAGGTCTGGGGACGCCCTGTAGGCGTCACCGTGGGACACGACGGCTCGCTCTTCGTCACCGACGATGGCAGCCGCACCGTATGGCACGTCACCTACACCGGCAACAAGGCAAACGCCTCGGTTCCGGCAGCAGACCAAGGCACCCAGTCTCGATAA
- a CDS encoding type II toxin-antitoxin system VapC family toxin, whose translation MRYLLDSHAVVWAIYSPDRLSPLATTLLSDLSNEFVVSHVTLQELLNKVGRGKLPIAGTSLTGVFARIQRLSDSFLPVTLDHILAAASLPQIHHDPGDRLLVAQALAESIPLMTLDPEIREYAVPTIW comes from the coding sequence CTGAGATACCTGCTTGACTCGCACGCTGTCGTTTGGGCGATCTATTCGCCGGATAGGCTCTCCCCGCTCGCAACGACGCTTCTGTCCGACCTATCCAATGAGTTTGTCGTCAGCCACGTTACGCTTCAGGAGCTTCTTAACAAGGTCGGGCGTGGCAAGCTGCCTATCGCCGGGACATCCTTGACCGGTGTCTTCGCCCGCATCCAGAGACTTTCCGACAGCTTCCTGCCTGTGACGCTCGATCACATTCTTGCCGCAGCGAGTCTACCGCAGATTCATCACGATCCAGGCGACCGCCTGCTTGTGGCCCAGGCTTTGGCTGAAAGCATTCCGCTGATGACGCTCGATCCAGAGATTCGGGAGTATGCCGTGCCGACGATCTGGTAA
- a CDS encoding DUF2442 domain-containing protein: MISTDEYAAATAQMGELRSNTPHAVAARYDRKADRVVLTLSSKVELMFSPKDAQGLEDATPIQLSTIEITPSGFGIHFPKLDADLYVPALLEGFLGSRKWMASRLGAQGGKSRSTGKVAAARANGALGGRPRKVATR; the protein is encoded by the coding sequence ATGATCTCTACTGACGAATACGCCGCCGCCACGGCTCAAATGGGCGAACTCCGCAGCAATACGCCACACGCCGTCGCTGCCCGTTACGATCGCAAAGCTGACCGTGTCGTGCTGACCCTGAGTTCCAAGGTAGAGCTCATGTTCTCGCCGAAAGACGCGCAAGGCCTGGAAGATGCCACTCCCATTCAGCTCTCTACTATCGAAATCACACCCTCGGGCTTCGGCATTCACTTCCCCAAGCTTGATGCCGATCTCTACGTCCCCGCGCTGCTTGAAGGCTTCCTCGGCTCGCGCAAGTGGATGGCCTCCCGCCTTGGTGCGCAGGGTGGCAAGTCTCGCAGCACCGGCAAAGTCGCCGCCGCCCGCGCTAACGGAGCTCTTGGTGGGCGTCCTCGCAAGGTCGCCACACGGTAA
- the rpmG gene encoding 50S ribosomal protein L33 produces MREIITLQCPTCKNRNYSTTKNKKTTTGRLEFSKFCNTCRKHTDHKETK; encoded by the coding sequence ATGCGCGAGATCATTACCCTGCAATGTCCGACTTGCAAGAACCGGAACTACTCTACGACGAAGAACAAGAAGACGACCACCGGCCGCCTGGAGTTCTCGAAGTTCTGCAATACCTGCCGCAAGCACACGGACCACAAAGAGACGAAGTAA
- a CDS encoding type II toxin-antitoxin system VapC family toxin, whose translation MKLLLDSHTLLWAIYAPPMLTDRVRELLADKDNELVISHAVLWEILNKVGRGKLLLAGTSVAGTMQRIDELGVTFLPIDRSLILSAASLPHHHSDPFDRMVIAQAIANNIPVLTRDDEFYKYDIQGIWQ comes from the coding sequence TTGAAGCTCCTTCTCGACTCGCACACGCTGCTCTGGGCGATCTACGCTCCGCCCATGCTGACAGATCGGGTGAGAGAACTGCTCGCTGATAAGGACAATGAACTCGTCATCAGCCATGCCGTGCTCTGGGAAATCCTCAATAAGGTTGGTCGAGGCAAGCTACTCTTGGCTGGTACATCCGTTGCGGGAACGATGCAGCGTATTGACGAGCTCGGCGTGACCTTTCTTCCAATCGACCGCTCTCTGATTCTCTCTGCCGCGTCGCTCCCACACCATCACAGCGATCCCTTCGACCGAATGGTCATTGCTCAAGCAATTGCGAACAATATTCCTGTTCTGACACGTGACGATGAGTTCTATAAGTACGACATTCAGGGAATCTGGCAATAG
- a CDS encoding Uma2 family endonuclease yields the protein MAALAESLELEILSLTGLTMPVTLRPARKLGDIELMAFSRRNRPYRIEQNAEGELEIMTPLNTKGGYREIFVGARLFDWAETHGGMVFSSSAGFTLIDNSVRSPDASWLSGAQWNALTDAEQRSFAPACPEFLVEILSESDSRVKLEEKMEMWIANGAQLAWMIDPFAGEVLVYRPGQSVERLARPEWVEAEAVVPGFRLEMARLWSK from the coding sequence ATGGCTGCGCTCGCCGAATCCTTGGAGCTCGAAATTCTGTCGCTGACTGGGCTGACTATGCCGGTCACGTTGCGGCCTGCAAGGAAGCTTGGTGACATAGAGTTGATGGCTTTCTCGCGCCGCAACCGCCCCTATCGCATAGAGCAAAACGCAGAGGGAGAGCTGGAGATTATGACGCCACTGAATACCAAGGGTGGGTATCGTGAGATCTTCGTCGGTGCGAGGTTATTTGACTGGGCGGAAACGCACGGCGGCATGGTGTTTAGTTCGAGCGCGGGATTCACGCTGATCGACAACTCTGTGAGAAGTCCAGATGCGTCGTGGCTGTCTGGCGCTCAATGGAATGCTCTGACCGACGCTGAGCAACGGAGTTTTGCACCAGCGTGTCCGGAGTTTCTGGTGGAGATTCTTTCCGAATCTGACTCCCGTGTGAAGCTCGAAGAAAAGATGGAGATGTGGATTGCGAACGGCGCCCAGTTGGCCTGGATGATCGATCCGTTTGCCGGAGAAGTTCTTGTCTATCGGCCCGGACAGTCTGTCGAGCGGTTGGCGCGGCCGGAGTGGGTTGAAGCGGAGGCGGTGGTTCCAGGATTTCGGCTGGAGATGGCGCGGCTCTGGTCGAAATAA
- a CDS encoding AraC family transcriptional regulator — MPALLQSAGLPPGLFDQPRILVTTEELFALWCEIGRAGRASIGLALGTEAKAENFDPITLAALAAPSFGEAMRQVARYKTLSCPEEIHHETHAGEWSIHFRWLLAESPEPKVLTDLCFAWILSIARHGTGQSISPLRIVLKRPAPKHRVFERHFDCPVTYSGSKNSIIFRESDTALPFITRNAELLGMLAPQFDQELKQTGAQHTFAEGVRAAIQRKLIGGRPKMREIARELHLSSRTLQRRLQDDGFTFQQVMEQSRHQLARHYLKNSMLGLNEAAYMLGYVDSNSFVRAFRTWEGLPPAHWRELERSKTQPETTEELEACLT, encoded by the coding sequence GTGCCTGCTCTGCTTCAAAGCGCGGGCCTGCCGCCAGGCCTCTTCGACCAGCCCCGCATCCTCGTCACGACCGAGGAGCTCTTCGCTCTCTGGTGTGAAATAGGCCGCGCCGGCCGCGCCTCCATCGGCCTCGCTTTGGGTACAGAAGCAAAGGCCGAGAACTTCGACCCCATCACCCTTGCCGCTCTCGCTGCCCCGTCTTTTGGCGAGGCCATGCGCCAGGTAGCCCGCTACAAGACGCTCTCCTGCCCCGAGGAGATCCATCACGAGACCCACGCCGGAGAGTGGAGCATCCACTTCCGCTGGCTCCTGGCTGAGAGCCCCGAACCCAAGGTCCTCACCGACCTCTGCTTCGCCTGGATACTGTCGATCGCCCGCCACGGCACCGGCCAATCCATCTCCCCGCTACGCATCGTGTTGAAGCGACCGGCCCCTAAACACAGAGTGTTCGAGCGCCACTTCGACTGCCCCGTCACCTACAGCGGCTCAAAAAATTCCATCATCTTCCGCGAGTCCGACACCGCGCTACCCTTCATCACGCGTAACGCCGAACTCCTCGGCATGCTCGCACCGCAGTTCGACCAGGAGCTGAAGCAGACAGGCGCGCAGCACACCTTCGCCGAAGGCGTCCGCGCAGCTATTCAACGAAAGCTCATCGGTGGCCGCCCAAAGATGCGGGAGATCGCCCGTGAGCTGCACCTCAGCTCACGCACGCTGCAGCGACGCCTGCAGGACGACGGCTTCACCTTCCAGCAAGTCATGGAGCAGTCGCGCCACCAGCTGGCCCGCCACTATCTGAAGAACTCCATGCTCGGCCTCAACGAGGCTGCCTACATGCTCGGCTACGTCGACTCAAACTCCTTCGTCCGCGCCTTCCGTACCTGGGAAGGTCTCCCGCCAGCACACTGGCGCGAACTGGAACGATCGAAAACCCAGCCCGAGACGACAGAAGAACTCGAAGCCTGCCTGACATAG
- a CDS encoding energy transducer TonB — translation MRQALTIAAALLLPTMLHAQAMVPATTQASPVIEARLTLPAEPGQPSAVAYGFDGVPVASPLRVTTGITPPELISQADIHADNDVRWHASGEDKVVVVSMIVNKAGKPTNLKITKSAGPELDNNVLASVAKYRYKPGQLNHQPTEVEVNLEVIIHAPSF, via the coding sequence ATGCGCCAAGCTCTTACGATTGCAGCCGCCCTCTTGCTCCCGACCATGCTTCACGCCCAGGCAATGGTGCCTGCAACCACTCAGGCGTCGCCCGTGATTGAAGCTCGCCTGACCCTGCCGGCAGAGCCCGGTCAGCCCTCGGCTGTCGCCTACGGCTTCGACGGTGTCCCAGTAGCCTCTCCGCTCCGCGTCACAACCGGCATCACCCCGCCCGAGCTGATTTCGCAGGCCGATATCCACGCGGACAACGACGTCCGCTGGCACGCGTCGGGTGAAGACAAGGTCGTCGTCGTCTCGATGATCGTCAACAAGGCCGGCAAGCCCACCAATCTGAAGATCACCAAGTCCGCCGGCCCGGAGCTCGACAACAACGTCCTCGCTTCGGTAGCCAAGTACCGCTACAAGCCCGGCCAGTTGAACCACCAGCCCACCGAGGTGGAAGTGAACCTCGAGGTCATCATCCACGCCCCCAGCTTCTAA
- a CDS encoding NAD(P)-dependent alcohol dehydrogenase: protein MYNAKAYSAASASSPLASTTIARRDPTPTDVQIEILFCGICHSDLHQARNEWSGFMPTVYPCVPGHEIVGRVTSVGSAVTKFKAGDLAAVGCLVDSDGTCPECLAGFEQFCPNATLTYNFPDKHTGGVTYGGYSDSVVVDERFVLKVPSNLDLAGAAPLLCAGITTYSPMHHWGVTKGKKVGVVGLGGLGHMGVKFAHHLGAEVVLFTTSPNKKDDAIRLGANEVVVSKNADEMAKHTGSFDFILDCVSADHDINAYLNLLRRDGNICLVGAPEKPLAVSAFNLLFGRKSLSGSPIGGLAETQEMLDFCGQHNITSDVEIIPIQKVNDAYDRLLKQDVKYRFVIDMASLKTEA, encoded by the coding sequence ATGTACAACGCAAAAGCCTACTCCGCTGCCAGTGCGTCATCGCCGCTTGCATCCACCACGATCGCGCGGCGCGATCCAACCCCGACCGATGTGCAGATTGAGATTCTCTTCTGCGGCATCTGTCACTCTGACCTTCACCAGGCCCGCAACGAGTGGAGCGGCTTCATGCCCACCGTCTACCCCTGCGTTCCCGGCCACGAGATCGTCGGCCGCGTCACCAGCGTCGGCTCCGCTGTCACAAAGTTCAAGGCGGGCGACCTCGCCGCCGTCGGCTGCTTGGTCGACTCCGACGGAACCTGCCCGGAGTGCCTCGCTGGCTTCGAGCAGTTCTGCCCCAACGCCACCCTCACCTATAACTTCCCCGACAAGCATACCGGCGGCGTCACCTACGGCGGCTACTCTGACAGCGTCGTCGTCGACGAGCGCTTCGTCCTCAAAGTCCCCTCGAACCTCGACCTCGCAGGCGCGGCACCGCTGCTCTGCGCCGGAATCACCACCTACTCCCCCATGCACCACTGGGGAGTGACCAAGGGCAAGAAGGTCGGCGTCGTCGGCCTCGGCGGCCTCGGCCACATGGGCGTGAAGTTCGCCCACCACCTCGGCGCGGAGGTCGTTCTCTTCACCACCTCGCCCAACAAGAAGGACGACGCCATCCGCCTCGGCGCGAACGAAGTCGTCGTCTCGAAGAACGCCGATGAGATGGCAAAACATACAGGCAGCTTCGACTTCATCCTCGACTGCGTCTCCGCCGACCACGACATCAACGCCTACCTCAACCTCCTTCGCCGCGACGGCAACATCTGCCTCGTCGGCGCTCCCGAAAAGCCCCTCGCCGTCTCTGCCTTCAACCTGCTCTTTGGCCGTAAGAGCCTCTCCGGCTCGCCTATCGGCGGCCTCGCCGAGACCCAGGAGATGCTCGACTTCTGCGGCCAGCACAACATCACCTCAGACGTCGAGATCATCCCCATCCAGAAGGTGAACGACGCCTACGACCGCCTGCTGAAGCAGGACGTAAAGTATCGCTTCGTCATCGACATGGCATCGCTCAAGACCGAGGCATAA
- the tuf gene encoding elongation factor Tu, producing the protein MGKEKFDRSKPHVNIGTVGHIDHGKTTLTAAITKVLSKHNPHNIFRSFDTIDNAPEERERGITISTSHVEYETPNRHYAHVDCPGHADYIKNMITGAAQMDGAILVVAATDGPMPQTKEHVLLARQVGVPYIVVFLNKCDAVEDEELIELVEMEVRELLSKYEYPGDDTPIIRGSALGALNGEAQWEAKIDELMEAVDKYIPQPERAVDLPFLMPIEDIFSISGRGTVVTGRIERGKIKVGEACSIVGFRDTQQTVCTGVEMFKKQLDEGLAGDNAGLLLRGIAKEDVERGMVLAKPGSITPHTEFKGEIYVLSKEEGGRHTPFFNGYRPQFYFRTTDVTGSAKLPEGTEMVMPGDNIQLEITLHTPVAMEKGLRFAIREGGRTVGAGTISEIIK; encoded by the coding sequence ATGGGTAAGGAAAAGTTTGACCGGTCAAAGCCTCACGTAAACATTGGAACGGTGGGTCACATCGACCACGGCAAGACGACGCTGACGGCGGCGATCACGAAGGTGTTGTCCAAGCACAACCCGCACAACATCTTCCGTTCGTTCGACACGATCGACAACGCTCCGGAAGAGCGCGAGCGCGGTATCACGATCTCGACCTCGCACGTCGAGTACGAGACCCCGAACCGCCACTACGCGCACGTTGACTGCCCAGGCCACGCCGACTACATCAAGAACATGATCACCGGCGCGGCGCAGATGGACGGCGCGATCCTCGTGGTTGCAGCGACCGACGGCCCGATGCCCCAGACCAAGGAGCACGTTCTCCTTGCTCGCCAGGTTGGCGTACCGTACATCGTTGTGTTCCTGAACAAGTGCGATGCGGTTGAGGATGAAGAGCTGATCGAACTGGTCGAGATGGAGGTTCGTGAGCTTCTTTCGAAGTATGAGTACCCCGGCGACGACACCCCGATCATCCGTGGTTCGGCTCTTGGAGCTCTGAACGGCGAAGCGCAGTGGGAAGCGAAGATCGACGAGCTGATGGAGGCTGTCGACAAGTACATTCCTCAGCCCGAGCGCGCTGTGGATCTTCCGTTCCTGATGCCGATCGAAGACATCTTCTCGATCTCTGGCCGTGGAACGGTGGTCACGGGCCGTATTGAGCGCGGCAAGATCAAGGTGGGCGAGGCCTGCTCGATCGTTGGCTTCCGCGACACCCAGCAGACGGTCTGCACCGGCGTCGAGATGTTCAAGAAGCAGCTCGATGAAGGTCTTGCGGGCGACAACGCTGGCCTCTTGCTCCGCGGTATCGCGAAGGAAGATGTGGAGCGCGGCATGGTTCTGGCGAAGCCGGGATCGATCACGCCGCACACCGAGTTCAAGGGCGAGATCTACGTTCTGAGCAAGGAAGAAGGCGGACGCCACACTCCGTTCTTCAACGGCTACCGTCCCCAGTTCTACTTCCGCACCACCGACGTTACTGGTTCCGCGAAGCTGCCGGAAGGCACCGAGATGGTGATGCCGGGCGATAACATCCAGCTCGAGATCACGCTGCACACGCCGGTCGCGATGGAGAAGGGTCTCCGCTTCGCGATTCGTGAGGGCGGACGCACGGTTGGCGCGGGTACGATCTCCGAGATCATCAAGTAA
- a CDS encoding type II toxin-antitoxin system Phd/YefM family antitoxin — protein sequence MKVSAQYAQEHFADILTAIDTGEEVELTRPGQPSVRLVLVESASAKEQPATGKRILGAGVGELRVPTFEEWQAMDADLGDRPLMSSGET from the coding sequence ATGAAGGTCAGCGCCCAATACGCGCAAGAGCACTTCGCCGACATCCTCACCGCCATCGACACCGGCGAAGAGGTGGAGCTCACGCGCCCCGGCCAACCTTCGGTGCGCCTCGTCCTCGTGGAATCTGCTTCCGCAAAGGAGCAGCCTGCAACGGGCAAGCGCATCCTCGGCGCTGGAGTCGGCGAACTTCGCGTGCCCACCTTTGAAGAGTGGCAGGCGATGGATGCTGACCTCGGCGACCGCCCTCTTATGTCGTCGGGCGAGACTTGA